The following are from one region of the Mesorhizobium sp. B4-1-4 genome:
- a CDS encoding error-prone DNA polymerase: MNALTVIPYAEFGIQSNFSFLRGASKPEELVVAAKLLGFPAIGLADRNTVAGVVRAWQQAKVEKLSYHPGCRLVFGDGTPDILAYPRDRTGWGHLCRMLTQANLRDETEKGATLLQRGDLLEWGDRMSLAVLPDLAAGGEDSLALLRQLKDRFGGALRLGVSPCYAGNDRFRIEQAAALAEAAGIPLMATNDVLYHTAERRPLQDVLTAIRLNTPVAEVGLQLTANAERHLKPPLEMARLFRRHPRALAETLRFAEELTFSLSDLQYNYPDEPTESGLGPQAELERLAREGAARRFPGGVPAGVIKRIEEELALIERLNYARYFLTVHDIIKFARSQNILCQGRGSAANSIICFCIGITEVGPDKIDTLFERFISEERNEPPDIDVDFEHERREEVMQYIYSKYSAKRTALAAAVISYRGRSALREVSKAMGLSEDVRASLSGSIWGWSTSELGEKEARAGGLDRSDPVSRHVMERANEIMGFPRHLSQHVGGFVITRDRLDEIVPIIKTAMDERKMVEWDKDDLDAVKILKVDILALGMLTCLQRAFTLLETHYGVRDEFDRPLTLDTIAKEDPRVYDMICRADTLGVFQIESRAQMSMLPRLRPREFYDLVIEVAIVRPGPIQGDMVHPYLRRRQEKEKPEYPKPELKEILGKTLGVPLFQEQAMKIAIVAGGFKPGKADELRRAMATFKRTGTIGNYRQQMIDGMTGRGYEKEFAERCFKQIEGFGEYGFPESHAASFALLVYASCWFKTFYPDVFCAAILNSQPMGFYQPAQLVRDARDHGVEIREVDVNYSVWDCTLEKAPFDPARILPRHAEMRGVVQTDHAVRLGFRQIKGLSQERMEAFVARRGAGYETVRDVWLRSGLDVGEIERLAQADAFRSLGLDRRAALWQVRALDGKSAAEKLPLFDQPALRLRELEPETKLPKMPLGEHVIHDYRSLGLSLKAHPVAFLRERLDRAGIIPNANLPSVRDGRRVSVAGLVLVRQRPGKGNAIFLTLEDDKAVANVIFWERTFTRFRPIVMGARFVKVSGKLQSESGVIHIVAEKIEDLTPWLTVLLEKVSAAGPPAIRHASGEGRDRTSQSGLRNAPADQSLATLSEEAERVMPKGRNFQ; the protein is encoded by the coding sequence ATGAACGCACTGACCGTCATCCCCTATGCCGAGTTCGGCATCCAGTCGAATTTCTCCTTCCTGCGCGGCGCCTCCAAGCCGGAGGAGCTGGTGGTCGCGGCCAAGCTCCTGGGCTTCCCGGCGATCGGGCTTGCCGACCGCAACACGGTGGCCGGCGTGGTGCGCGCCTGGCAGCAGGCCAAGGTCGAAAAGCTCTCCTATCACCCCGGCTGCCGGCTGGTCTTTGGCGACGGCACGCCCGACATTCTCGCCTATCCCAGGGACCGCACGGGCTGGGGGCATCTGTGCCGCATGCTCACCCAAGCCAATCTGCGCGACGAGACCGAAAAGGGCGCCACCCTTCTCCAGCGCGGCGACCTGCTCGAGTGGGGAGACCGGATGTCGCTGGCGGTCCTGCCGGATCTGGCGGCGGGCGGAGAAGACAGCCTCGCTTTGCTCCGCCAGCTCAAGGACCGCTTCGGCGGAGCCCTGCGCCTTGGCGTCTCGCCCTGTTATGCCGGCAATGACCGTTTCCGGATCGAGCAGGCGGCGGCGCTTGCCGAGGCTGCCGGCATCCCGCTGATGGCGACCAACGACGTCCTCTACCACACGGCCGAACGCCGCCCGCTGCAGGACGTGCTGACCGCGATCCGTCTCAACACGCCCGTCGCCGAAGTCGGGCTGCAACTCACCGCCAATGCCGAGCGCCACCTGAAGCCGCCGCTGGAAATGGCCCGCCTGTTCCGCAGGCATCCGCGGGCGCTGGCCGAGACGCTGCGGTTCGCGGAAGAACTCACCTTCTCGCTCAGCGACCTCCAGTACAATTACCCCGACGAGCCGACGGAATCGGGCCTTGGCCCGCAGGCCGAGCTGGAAAGGCTGGCGCGGGAAGGTGCGGCCAGGCGCTTCCCCGGCGGTGTCCCCGCCGGCGTCATAAAACGCATCGAGGAAGAACTCGCCCTGATCGAGCGCCTGAACTACGCACGCTACTTCCTGACCGTCCACGACATCATAAAATTCGCCCGTAGCCAGAACATCCTCTGCCAGGGACGCGGCTCCGCCGCCAATTCCATCATCTGCTTCTGCATCGGCATCACCGAGGTTGGCCCGGACAAGATCGACACACTCTTCGAGCGCTTCATTTCCGAGGAGCGCAACGAGCCGCCCGATATCGACGTCGACTTCGAGCATGAGCGGCGCGAAGAGGTCATGCAGTACATCTATTCGAAATACAGCGCCAAGCGCACCGCGCTCGCCGCCGCCGTCATCAGCTATCGCGGCCGCTCGGCACTGCGCGAAGTCTCCAAGGCAATGGGCCTGTCCGAGGATGTCCGGGCGTCCCTGTCCGGCTCGATCTGGGGCTGGTCGACATCCGAGCTTGGCGAGAAGGAAGCCCGGGCCGGGGGGCTCGACCGCAGCGATCCCGTATCGCGGCATGTGATGGAGCGCGCCAACGAGATCATGGGCTTTCCCCGCCATCTCTCGCAGCATGTCGGCGGCTTCGTCATCACCAGGGACCGGCTCGACGAGATCGTCCCCATCATCAAGACGGCGATGGACGAGCGCAAGATGGTCGAATGGGACAAGGACGATCTCGACGCGGTGAAGATCCTCAAAGTCGATATTCTGGCGCTGGGCATGCTGACCTGCCTGCAGCGTGCCTTCACTTTGCTTGAGACTCATTACGGTGTCAGGGACGAGTTCGACAGGCCATTGACCCTGGATACGATCGCCAAGGAGGATCCCCGCGTCTACGACATGATCTGCCGTGCCGATACGCTCGGCGTCTTCCAGATCGAATCGCGCGCTCAGATGTCGATGCTGCCACGACTGAGGCCGCGCGAATTCTACGACCTTGTCATCGAAGTGGCGATCGTGCGGCCCGGCCCGATCCAGGGCGACATGGTCCATCCCTATCTGCGCCGTCGGCAGGAGAAGGAAAAACCCGAGTATCCCAAGCCGGAACTGAAAGAGATCCTCGGCAAGACACTCGGCGTGCCGTTGTTCCAGGAGCAGGCGATGAAGATCGCCATCGTCGCCGGTGGCTTCAAGCCAGGCAAGGCCGACGAACTGCGCCGCGCCATGGCCACTTTCAAGCGCACCGGCACCATCGGCAACTATCGCCAGCAGATGATCGACGGCATGACGGGCAGGGGCTACGAAAAGGAGTTCGCCGAGCGCTGCTTCAAGCAGATCGAGGGTTTTGGCGAATATGGCTTTCCCGAAAGCCATGCCGCCTCCTTTGCGCTCCTCGTCTATGCCTCATGCTGGTTCAAGACCTTCTATCCCGACGTATTCTGCGCCGCGATCCTGAACTCGCAACCGATGGGCTTCTACCAGCCGGCGCAGCTGGTGCGCGACGCGCGCGACCACGGCGTCGAGATCCGCGAGGTCGACGTCAATTATTCCGTCTGGGACTGCACCCTGGAAAAAGCACCTTTCGATCCGGCCCGCATCCTGCCGCGCCATGCCGAAATGCGCGGTGTCGTCCAGACGGATCATGCGGTGCGGCTCGGCTTCCGGCAGATCAAGGGACTTTCCCAGGAACGCATGGAAGCTTTCGTCGCGCGGCGCGGTGCAGGCTACGAAACCGTCCGGGACGTCTGGCTGCGCTCCGGCCTCGATGTCGGCGAGATCGAGAGGCTGGCGCAGGCCGATGCCTTCCGTTCGCTCGGCCTCGACCGCCGTGCCGCACTTTGGCAGGTGCGTGCGCTCGACGGCAAAAGTGCGGCCGAAAAGCTGCCGCTGTTCGACCAGCCGGCGTTGCGCCTGCGCGAGCTGGAACCCGAGACGAAGCTGCCCAAAATGCCGCTCGGCGAGCATGTCATCCATGATTACCGCTCGCTCGGCCTGTCCCTGAAGGCGCATCCGGTCGCTTTCCTGCGCGAGCGGCTCGACCGGGCCGGCATCATCCCCAACGCCAACCTGCCTTCCGTGCGCGACGGCAGGCGGGTTTCGGTTGCCGGTCTGGTGCTGGTGCGCCAGCGCCCCGGCAAGGGCAATGCGATCTTCCTGACGCTGGAAGACGACAAGGCTGTCGCCAATGTCATTTTCTGGGAGAGAACCTTTACCCGCTTCCGGCCTATCGTCATGGGCGCGCGGTTCGTGAAGGTCAGCGGGAAATTGCAGTCGGAATCCGGTGTCATCCATATCGTCGCGGAAAAGATCGAGGATCTGACACCCTGGCTGACCGTCCTGCTGGAGAAGGTCAGCGCGGCCGGCCCGCCTGCCATACGACACGCCTCTGGGGAAGGTCGGGATCGCACCAGCCAATCCGGACTAAGGAACGCGCCGGCCGATCAAAGTCTCGCAACGCTGTCGGAAGAAGCGGAAAGGGTCATGCCCAAAGGGCGTAATTTTCAATAG
- a CDS encoding IS481 family transposase: MPFCEVSAMAQKREFVMFALNEGANVRELCRRFGISPTTGYKWIERYQAEGLAGLTERSRRPHSSPQRTAWQVEAKVLEVRDKSNNVWGGRKIKGALEKDSELEIPAASTITAILRRHERLTEAGAAQHPGPWQRFERETPNELWQMDFKGHFAIHSGRCHPLTTLDDHSRFNLVLSACGNEQGRTVRGELEIAFRHYGLPLAMLMDGGPPWSDPGGEPYTVFSVWLLRLGIRVLHGRPRHPQTQGKEERFHRTLKAEVISGRSFGDLADCQRAFDQWRPRYNHERPHEALDMATPAERYRPSPRCFPEVLPAIEYGPGDKVRKVDSDGFISFRNRPWRIGKAFRGELVALRSTDQDGLFSVHYCSHRIATLDLRSTDREACGLVDNAKPCPQGPHPKQQQKQPVSS; the protein is encoded by the coding sequence ATGCCGTTTTGCGAGGTGTCCGCGATGGCTCAGAAGCGAGAGTTCGTGATGTTTGCCTTGAATGAGGGGGCGAACGTTCGAGAGCTTTGTCGACGGTTCGGGATCAGTCCGACGACCGGCTACAAATGGATCGAGCGGTATCAGGCGGAAGGGCTGGCCGGGCTGACCGAGCGATCGCGCCGCCCGCACTCGAGTCCGCAGCGCACCGCTTGGCAGGTTGAGGCGAAGGTGTTGGAGGTACGCGACAAGAGCAACAACGTCTGGGGCGGCCGCAAGATCAAGGGGGCGCTGGAGAAGGATAGTGAGCTCGAAATCCCGGCGGCAAGCACGATCACCGCGATCCTGCGCCGTCACGAGCGGCTGACGGAGGCTGGAGCGGCGCAACATCCGGGACCATGGCAGCGCTTCGAGCGGGAGACCCCCAACGAGCTGTGGCAAATGGACTTCAAGGGTCACTTTGCCATCCATAGCGGCCGCTGCCATCCGCTCACCACGCTCGACGACCATTCGCGCTTCAACCTGGTGCTTTCTGCCTGCGGCAATGAGCAGGGCCGAACGGTGCGCGGGGAGCTGGAGATTGCCTTTCGCCACTATGGTTTGCCGCTGGCGATGCTGATGGATGGCGGCCCGCCGTGGAGCGATCCCGGCGGCGAGCCCTACACCGTGTTCAGCGTTTGGTTGTTGCGGCTTGGCATCCGCGTCCTGCACGGTCGACCGCGCCACCCCCAGACGCAAGGCAAGGAAGAGCGCTTCCATCGCACGCTGAAAGCCGAAGTGATCAGCGGGCGAAGCTTCGGCGATCTCGCCGATTGTCAGCGGGCCTTCGACCAATGGCGTCCGCGTTATAACCACGAACGGCCGCACGAGGCACTCGACATGGCGACGCCGGCCGAGCGGTACCGGCCGAGCCCACGCTGCTTCCCTGAGGTGTTGCCCGCGATCGAATACGGACCAGGTGACAAGGTCCGCAAGGTCGACAGCGATGGCTTCATCAGCTTCAGGAACCGACCTTGGCGGATCGGCAAGGCCTTCCGCGGCGAGCTGGTGGCACTTCGCTCCACTGACCAGGATGGCCTCTTCAGCGTGCACTACTGCTCGCATCGGATTGCCACCCTTGACCTGCGCTCCACCGACAGGGAGGCCTGTGGACTTGTGGACAACGCTAAGCCTTGCCCACAGGGTCCACACCCCAAACAACAACAAAAACAACCCGTCTCATCATGA
- a CDS encoding Trm112 family protein, with the protein MAADGRDGRKASVDPKLLELLACPLTKGPLAWDPERGELVSRVAKLAYPVRDGIPIMLPSEARTLSAEDVLPVTPPRLSGPS; encoded by the coding sequence ATGGCGGCGGATGGACGCGACGGAAGGAAGGCCAGTGTCGACCCGAAGCTGCTGGAGCTTCTGGCGTGCCCGCTGACCAAGGGGCCGCTGGCCTGGGATCCGGAGCGGGGTGAACTGGTCTCGCGGGTCGCCAAGCTCGCCTATCCGGTACGCGACGGCATCCCGATCATGCTGCCCTCGGAAGCGCGGACGTTGTCGGCGGAGGACGTTTTGCCCGTAACGCCGCCGCGGCTGAGCGGGCCGAGCTGA
- a CDS encoding Druantia anti-phage system protein DruA — protein sequence MNGRLFNPQALDSGRLSQVIALLATSATIDPMERGAFLRGQIISETTDAGDQRFDVVLSLLADLADQGWELNTDSGSIFITPSELKPKDGETIEHAKKRARKGLQRASNRQLAQPSVSAFIASMERRRRFGEGEKSVIDLIDDGPTLASDLNPATTLSGAARMNALRRAFRPCVVECGPEDRCEFTGLKLQDIWRYFRHTWSLEYNPLPGRTLRLLIRNAARPNSPIIGIAMLASPAANLYVRDAWIRWRNADDLIAGLMEHRWRPEDISDALMAAIRTAIAEIRSEDLVPADELEFPTEKTLFVLDQIVAKATAQRSDDLRQRSDDALVDIRDVDKATITDEHWAALSQTSLYRKKRAEQLKPLLGALRDLKLADFDTAPKAAIYEALLDRRGKQAINVALNEIKKRKLAIEVADVAVCGAISPYNHLLGGKLVALLMGSQDVRDIYSRRYRDQASEIASQIAGRAIRRAADLKVLTTTSLYGVGGNQYSAAKVIPQDSPNLRSEVRWRKLASTTGFTVTHISPQTVGLMRRLAISVYGRRRINSVFGEGSSPRTRQIREGLNLIGINNDDVLRQSVGRRVYAMELFPNARDTLAGFDPRVRSKNSPAATAIADGWLSRWLAPRIGKAEIMAQLAEARPRGISDELQRRIREGGTKGTEEVSTLLIRKGDEPE from the coding sequence TTGAACGGGAGACTTTTCAATCCCCAAGCTCTGGATTCGGGCCGGTTGTCGCAGGTGATTGCGCTTTTGGCGACGTCAGCAACGATCGACCCAATGGAGCGTGGCGCCTTTTTGCGCGGCCAAATAATAAGTGAGACGACAGATGCTGGAGACCAAAGGTTCGATGTCGTCCTGTCCCTTCTGGCTGATCTCGCCGATCAAGGCTGGGAGTTAAATACAGATTCGGGATCGATATTCATTACCCCAAGCGAACTCAAACCGAAGGATGGCGAGACCATTGAGCACGCGAAAAAGCGAGCAAGAAAGGGCCTTCAGCGAGCAAGCAATCGACAGCTAGCGCAGCCGTCGGTATCCGCCTTCATTGCCTCAATGGAACGTCGCCGCCGTTTTGGAGAAGGAGAGAAGTCGGTTATTGATTTGATCGATGATGGTCCTACGCTCGCGTCCGACCTGAATCCTGCAACGACTCTGTCAGGCGCTGCTCGAATGAACGCGCTTCGCAGAGCGTTCCGACCTTGCGTTGTCGAATGCGGTCCGGAAGATCGGTGTGAGTTCACCGGACTGAAGCTACAAGACATCTGGCGCTATTTTCGCCATACGTGGTCGCTAGAATACAACCCGCTGCCTGGTCGAACGTTGAGACTCCTCATTCGAAATGCCGCGCGGCCAAATAGTCCCATAATTGGCATCGCTATGCTGGCAAGCCCAGCAGCAAACCTCTACGTCCGAGACGCATGGATTCGTTGGCGCAACGCCGATGATTTGATTGCCGGTCTCATGGAGCATCGATGGCGACCGGAGGACATTTCAGATGCTCTCATGGCTGCAATTCGCACCGCAATTGCGGAAATTAGATCAGAGGATTTGGTGCCCGCCGACGAGTTAGAGTTCCCGACCGAGAAAACTCTCTTCGTCCTCGACCAAATTGTCGCCAAAGCCACCGCACAACGCAGCGATGATTTACGCCAACGGAGTGATGATGCTCTTGTCGACATCCGCGATGTCGACAAGGCCACGATTACCGATGAGCACTGGGCTGCGCTCTCGCAGACATCTCTTTATCGGAAGAAGCGTGCGGAGCAACTCAAACCATTACTTGGTGCGCTACGCGATCTAAAGCTGGCAGATTTTGACACCGCGCCGAAGGCAGCAATCTACGAGGCATTGCTCGACCGAAGAGGCAAGCAAGCGATCAACGTAGCATTAAATGAGATCAAGAAACGCAAACTCGCCATCGAAGTCGCCGACGTCGCAGTGTGCGGAGCGATCTCCCCCTACAACCATCTCCTCGGTGGCAAACTGGTCGCCTTGCTTATGGGATCGCAAGATGTCCGAGATATTTATTCCCGACGCTACAGAGATCAGGCGAGCGAGATAGCATCACAAATCGCCGGCAGGGCAATTCGCAGAGCAGCCGACCTAAAAGTGCTTACCACTACGAGCCTCTATGGCGTTGGTGGCAACCAGTATTCCGCCGCCAAAGTCATTCCGCAAGATAGTCCGAACTTACGAAGCGAAGTTCGTTGGCGTAAGTTAGCATCGACCACTGGTTTCACAGTGACCCATATATCACCTCAGACTGTTGGACTTATGAGACGGTTAGCAATCAGCGTCTATGGGCGAAGGCGCATCAATTCGGTTTTTGGTGAGGGCAGCAGCCCGCGAACTCGCCAAATACGTGAAGGGCTGAATTTGATAGGAATCAACAACGACGACGTCTTGCGGCAGTCCGTTGGTCGCCGTGTTTACGCTATGGAGCTTTTCCCGAACGCGAGGGATACCTTGGCCGGATTTGATCCACGTGTGAGATCGAAAAATAGTCCGGCAGCAACTGCAATTGCAGACGGGTGGCTTTCCCGATGGCTGGCCCCGCGGATCGGAAAAGCGGAGATAATGGCGCAGCTCGCGGAAGCGCGACCTCGCGGCATTTCCGACGAACTCCAGAGGCGAATTCGGGAGGGTGGAACCAAAGGAACAGAGGAAGTGTCAACCCTCCTGATAAGGAAGGGTGACGAGCCGGAGTAG
- a CDS encoding LON peptidase substrate-binding domain-containing protein — MQAGNAHYRLAKDLPSAIPIFPLEGALLLPGGRMPLNIFEPRYLQMVDEAVAGSRLIGIIQPSLDGALREDGEPELCNVGCAGRIIAFSETGDGRYLISLQGVCRFRIGQELTVKTPFRQVKPAPFLADLGDDQAANEIDRPALLKAFRAYLQANDLEADWESVSRAENAMLVNALSMMAPYGPAEKQALLEAADLKTRAETLIAITEMALARENEDFGSSLQ; from the coding sequence GTGCAAGCGGGAAACGCGCATTACCGGCTCGCCAAGGATCTGCCGTCAGCGATCCCGATCTTTCCGCTCGAGGGAGCGCTTTTGCTGCCTGGCGGCCGCATGCCGCTCAACATCTTCGAGCCGCGCTACCTGCAGATGGTGGATGAGGCGGTGGCCGGCTCGCGGCTCATCGGCATCATCCAGCCCAGTCTCGACGGCGCGCTGCGCGAGGATGGCGAGCCGGAGCTGTGCAATGTCGGCTGCGCCGGGCGCATCATCGCCTTTTCCGAGACCGGTGATGGCCGCTACCTGATCTCGCTGCAGGGCGTGTGCCGGTTCCGCATCGGCCAGGAGCTGACGGTCAAGACGCCGTTCCGCCAGGTCAAGCCGGCACCGTTCCTGGCCGATCTCGGTGACGACCAGGCGGCGAACGAGATCGATCGGCCGGCCCTGCTCAAGGCGTTTCGCGCCTATCTGCAAGCCAATGATCTCGAAGCCGACTGGGAAAGCGTCAGCCGTGCCGAAAACGCCATGCTGGTCAATGCCCTGTCGATGATGGCGCCTTACGGGCCGGCCGAGAAACAGGCGCTACTCGAGGCCGCTGACCTGAAGACAAGGGCGGAGACGCTGATCGCCATCACCGAAATGGCGCTGGCGCGCGAGAATGAGGATTTTGGCTCGAGCCTGCAATGA
- a CDS encoding prolyl-tRNA synthetase associated domain-containing protein, with translation MPKTETELLAFLAELGIAVSTKRHPPLYTVADSQALRGEITGEHTKNLFLKDKKDNFFLVTVGEDAVVDLKQIHQLIGAASRVSFGKPEMLMELLGVTPGAVTVFGVINDTANKVRLVLDKDLMDHAVINAHPLTNEATTSIAAADLIRFVEATGHDAAILKVSA, from the coding sequence ATGCCGAAGACCGAAACCGAGCTTCTTGCCTTTCTCGCCGAACTCGGCATCGCCGTTTCGACGAAACGCCATCCGCCGCTCTATACCGTCGCCGATTCGCAGGCGCTGCGCGGCGAGATCACCGGCGAGCACACGAAAAACCTGTTCCTGAAGGACAAGAAGGATAATTTCTTCCTCGTCACCGTCGGCGAGGACGCGGTTGTCGATCTCAAGCAGATCCATCAATTGATCGGCGCCGCCAGCCGTGTTTCCTTCGGCAAGCCGGAGATGCTGATGGAGTTGCTCGGCGTCACGCCGGGCGCGGTCACCGTCTTCGGCGTCATCAACGATACGGCAAACAAGGTCAGGCTGGTGCTCGACAAGGATTTGATGGACCATGCCGTCATCAACGCCCATCCGCTGACCAATGAGGCGACGACATCGATCGCGGCGGCCGATCTCATCAGATTCGTCGAGGCAACCGGGCATGATGCTGCTATCTTGAAAGTCTCGGCATGA
- the trxA gene encoding thioredoxin, which produces MSDNNRFGGSFGSNGGQYATTVQYGGTESARANAALGEAVPVTGDIIKDTTTAAFAADVIQESRRQPVLVDFWAPWCGPCKQLTPQLEKAVKAAGGKVKLVKMNIDDHPSIAGQLGIQSIPAVIAFKDGQPVDGFMGAIPESQIVQFIDKVGGKGNGAPAVAEAIAAATEARDAGDMQAAADIYDAILAQAPETIEAIAGLGEILFGAGDVEGAEALLATAPEAKKDAPALAALRAKMALAAQAAELGNPAEFERRLADNPNDHQARFDLAMIQNARGERTAAADNLLAIIKADRAWNEDGAKAQLLRFFEAWGMTDEATLAARRKLSSLLFS; this is translated from the coding sequence ATGAGCGACAACAATCGGTTTGGCGGGTCATTCGGCAGCAATGGCGGCCAGTATGCCACCACGGTGCAGTATGGCGGAACCGAATCCGCGCGCGCCAACGCCGCGCTTGGGGAGGCGGTCCCTGTAACCGGCGACATTATCAAGGACACGACGACCGCGGCCTTCGCGGCCGACGTCATCCAGGAATCGCGCCGCCAGCCGGTGCTGGTCGATTTCTGGGCGCCGTGGTGCGGGCCCTGCAAGCAGCTGACCCCGCAGCTGGAAAAGGCGGTCAAGGCGGCCGGCGGCAAGGTCAAGCTGGTCAAGATGAACATCGATGATCACCCCTCGATCGCCGGCCAGCTCGGCATCCAGTCGATTCCGGCGGTCATCGCCTTCAAGGACGGCCAGCCAGTCGACGGCTTCATGGGCGCCATCCCCGAAAGCCAGATCGTCCAGTTCATCGACAAGGTCGGCGGCAAGGGCAATGGCGCGCCGGCCGTGGCCGAGGCGATTGCCGCGGCGACCGAGGCGCGCGACGCCGGCGATATGCAGGCCGCCGCCGACATCTACGACGCCATCCTGGCGCAGGCGCCCGAGACCATCGAGGCCATCGCCGGACTGGGCGAGATCCTGTTCGGGGCCGGTGATGTTGAAGGCGCCGAGGCGCTGCTGGCAACCGCACCCGAGGCCAAGAAGGACGCGCCGGCGCTTGCCGCGCTGCGCGCCAAGATGGCGCTCGCCGCACAGGCGGCGGAACTGGGCAACCCGGCCGAGTTCGAGCGCCGGCTGGCCGACAATCCCAACGACCATCAGGCGCGCTTCGACCTGGCCATGATCCAGAACGCCCGGGGCGAGCGCACGGCGGCGGCGGACAATCTCCTGGCCATCATCAAGGCCGACCGCGCGTGGAACGAGGACGGCGCCAAGGCGCAATTGCTGCGTTTCTTCGAAGCCTGGGGCATGACCGACGAGGCGACGCTGGCCGCCCGGCGCAAATTGTCGTCGCTGCTGTTTTCCTGA
- a CDS encoding DUF6504 family protein codes for MISHRQGNAQRISALDERAEALHLKRDMGIADARAMHPSIDIVEADPEADRRLLEGLADWCDRYTPLVALDGADGLFLDVTGCTHLFGGERAMLDDILSRFFHQGFDVRAGLAPTPGAAWAAARFCGDRIVDGGEEEALLAPLPLAALRIASEIRASLESVGLRTAGAVMAAPRAPLARRFGASLLLRLDQALGRLDEAVSPRLPVAPLSVERHLAEPVTLTEDIERLVGLLATTLKTDLERRGEGARSLALLLFRVDGAVSRIALGTSRPLREPMLIQKLFHERLAALEQDIDAGYGFDLVRLSVLAAAAFEMPQADLTGETTDDGADIALFADRIRARLGEGAILRPVAVESHLPERAVAIIPFTEAPRRTTPPKRPDRMQAPMTIFPPERPIRLFRAPEPIEVPATEMPEGPPLHFRWRRALYRVTRAEGPERIAAEWWREAPGDAAASTRDYFRIEDADGRRYWLYRQGLYGSVSQIPPRWFMHGVFA; via the coding sequence GTGATCAGCCATCGCCAGGGGAACGCGCAGCGCATCTCGGCCCTCGACGAGCGGGCTGAGGCGCTGCACCTGAAGCGCGACATGGGGATTGCCGATGCGCGCGCCATGCATCCGTCGATCGACATCGTCGAAGCCGATCCGGAGGCCGATCGCCGCCTGCTCGAAGGCCTTGCCGACTGGTGCGACCGCTACACCCCGCTGGTGGCGCTGGACGGGGCGGACGGCCTGTTTCTCGACGTCACCGGCTGCACCCATCTGTTCGGCGGCGAACGCGCCATGCTGGATGACATCCTGTCGCGCTTCTTCCATCAGGGTTTCGATGTCCGCGCCGGCCTTGCCCCGACACCGGGGGCGGCCTGGGCGGCGGCACGGTTCTGCGGCGACCGCATCGTCGATGGCGGCGAGGAGGAAGCGCTGCTCGCGCCCTTGCCGCTCGCCGCATTGCGCATAGCGTCGGAAATCCGCGCCAGCCTGGAAAGTGTGGGCCTGCGCACGGCGGGCGCCGTCATGGCCGCCCCGCGCGCGCCGCTCGCCCGCCGCTTCGGCGCCTCGCTGCTCCTGCGTCTCGACCAGGCGCTTGGCCGCCTCGACGAGGCGGTCTCGCCGCGCCTGCCCGTCGCGCCGCTTTCGGTCGAACGCCATCTCGCCGAGCCGGTCACCCTGACCGAGGACATCGAACGCTTGGTCGGCTTGCTGGCGACGACCTTGAAGACCGATCTCGAGCGCCGTGGCGAGGGCGCTCGCTCGCTGGCCCTGCTGCTGTTCCGCGTCGACGGCGCCGTCAGCCGCATCGCCTTGGGCACCTCGCGGCCGCTGCGCGAACCCATGCTGATCCAGAAACTGTTCCATGAAAGGCTGGCCGCGCTCGAGCAGGACATCGATGCCGGCTATGGCTTCGACCTGGTGCGGCTTTCGGTGCTGGCCGCCGCCGCTTTCGAGATGCCGCAGGCCGATCTGACGGGCGAGACGACCGATGACGGTGCCGACATCGCGCTGTTCGCCGATCGCATCCGCGCCCGGCTCGGCGAGGGCGCGATCCTGCGGCCGGTCGCCGTCGAAAGCCATCTGCCGGAACGCGCCGTCGCCATCATTCCTTTCACCGAAGCGCCGCGCCGGACCACGCCGCCGAAGAGACCGGACAGGATGCAGGCGCCGATGACCATTTTCCCGCCGGAACGGCCGATCCGGCTGTTCCGCGCGCCCGAGCCCATCGAGGTGCCGGCCACCGAAATGCCCGAAGGGCCGCCGCTGCATTTCCGCTGGCGCCGCGCACTCTACCGGGTGACGCGTGCCGAAGGGCCGGAACGCATCGCCGCCGAATGGTGGCGCGAAGCGCCAGGCGACGCAGCGGCATCGACACGCGACTATTTCCGCATCGAGGATGCCGACGGCCGCCGCTACTGGCTCTACCGGCAAGGCCTTTACGGCAGCGTCTCCCAGATCCCGCCGCGCTGGTTCATGCACGGGGTCTTCGCATGA